The following are encoded in a window of Pseudobacteroides sp. genomic DNA:
- a CDS encoding alpha/beta hydrolase, whose product MNKENRILNNVSIDYPFINDEDYYASKKYPKGELIKDISISSKFMGQDMNFNVYIPYGFKDEKINNFIYVIDGSQYLEYGNMNTTVDFLMYEGYIPKSIIVLIDPCERTNEHKISYNYIKYIKNELIPYVESTYTICRDYIKRTMIGASWGAMTTMYIAMTSDNLIDNVITQSGSFWAKDWMIFDIINEMDKKDINFCIQTGVKNDTEFMNERMSKILKDKGYNVVYQKFNEGHNWSNWKNHLSEALIAVFDNENNEAYEDEEDNMDYIMEILSFD is encoded by the coding sequence ATGAATAAAGAAAATAGAATTTTAAATAATGTTTCAATAGATTACCCATTTATAAATGATGAGGATTATTATGCATCTAAAAAATATCCAAAAGGGGAGTTGATTAAAGATATTTCCATTTCAAGTAAGTTTATGGGTCAGGATATGAATTTTAATGTATACATTCCATATGGCTTTAAAGATGAAAAAATAAATAATTTTATATATGTAATTGATGGAAGTCAGTATCTTGAGTATGGAAATATGAATACAACTGTGGATTTTCTTATGTATGAAGGATATATTCCAAAATCAATTATCGTATTGATAGATCCTTGTGAAAGGACCAATGAACACAAAATAAGTTATAACTATATAAAATATATAAAAAATGAGTTAATACCTTATGTAGAAAGTACCTACACAATATGCAGGGATTACATAAAAAGGACCATGATAGGTGCTTCGTGGGGTGCCATGACAACAATGTATATAGCAATGACTTCAGATAACTTGATAGACAATGTTATAACACAGTCAGGGTCCTTCTGGGCAAAGGATTGGATGATTTTTGACATTATTAATGAAATGGATAAAAAAGATATAAATTTTTGCATACAGACCGGTGTAAAGAATGATACCGAATTCATGAATGAAAGGATGAGTAAAATTCTAAAAGACAAAGGATACAATGTTGTTTACCAGAAATTTAACGAGGGACATAACTGGAGTAACTGGAAAAACCATCTTTCCGAGGCATTGATTGCTGTTTTTGATAATGAAAATAATGAAGCTTATGAAGACGAGGAAGATAATATGGATTATATTATGGAAATATTATCATTTGATTAA
- a CDS encoding response regulator transcription factor: MSKELIFAVEDEANIQQLIKYNLEANGYKVITFDTGEQLIEECKSNVPNLFILDIMLPGIDGLEVCRQLRQNLRTKSIPVIILTAKNEEFDKVLGLELGADDYITKPFSVRELVARVKALFRRVHISLENSSEIISYGNISMDCTRREVFKDDRLIDLPLKEFELLKLLIMNKGKVLSREILLEKVWGFDYYGETRTVDVHIRYLRQKIEDDDSNPVYIETIRGIGYRFNDKGATNK, translated from the coding sequence ATGTCCAAAGAACTAATATTTGCTGTTGAAGATGAAGCAAATATACAACAGCTAATTAAATACAATCTTGAGGCTAACGGCTATAAGGTGATTACCTTTGATACAGGCGAACAGCTGATTGAAGAGTGCAAAAGCAACGTTCCCAACCTATTTATTTTAGACATTATGCTTCCAGGAATTGATGGCCTGGAAGTTTGCAGGCAACTAAGGCAAAACTTACGCACCAAATCTATACCTGTAATAATTCTAACCGCAAAAAATGAAGAATTCGACAAGGTGCTGGGCCTTGAGCTTGGGGCAGATGACTATATTACAAAGCCATTTAGTGTCAGAGAATTGGTGGCCAGAGTAAAGGCACTGTTTAGGAGAGTTCATATCTCTTTAGAAAACAGTTCAGAAATTATAAGCTATGGAAATATATCCATGGATTGCACCAGGCGTGAAGTATTTAAGGATGATAGATTGATTGACCTGCCCCTTAAGGAGTTTGAACTCTTAAAGCTTCTGATAATGAATAAAGGCAAAGTTCTATCAAGAGAAATATTGCTTGAAAAGGTTTGGGGCTTCGATTATTACGGTGAAACCAGAACAGTAGATGTTCATATCAGGTATCTCAGGCAAAAAATTGAGGACGATGACAGCAACCCTGTTTATATTGAAACAATACGAGGGATCGGTTATCGATTTAATGACAAAGGAGCAACCAATAAATGA
- a CDS encoding chemotaxis protein CheW, whose product MANQQIVIFKVDEEMFGINIEQVKEIITPMEIFKIPNAPSYVQGLINLRGKIYTIMNLRKKFNLAAKESDDHTKIVILNSESLAVGFIIDVVNEIIWIDDKNIEPSPETIKAMNKKYITGVAKIDQKAVLLLDLKLASEITDDSGQPVGINAL is encoded by the coding sequence ATGGCTAATCAACAAATTGTCATTTTCAAAGTGGATGAGGAAATGTTCGGCATAAACATAGAGCAGGTTAAGGAAATAATTACTCCAATGGAGATTTTCAAGATACCCAATGCCCCAAGCTATGTCCAAGGCCTTATTAACCTCAGGGGAAAAATCTATACCATTATGAACTTAAGAAAAAAATTCAACCTGGCTGCAAAAGAAAGCGATGATCATACCAAAATAGTTATACTCAATTCCGAGAGCCTGGCAGTGGGGTTTATAATTGATGTAGTTAATGAAATTATATGGATAGATGATAAAAACATTGAACCCTCTCCTGAAACAATCAAGGCGATGAACAAAAAATATATCACAGGAGTTGCAAAAATAGATCAGAAAGCAGTACTTCTTTTGGACCTTAAGCTAGCCAGCGAAATCACGGATGATAGCGGCCAGCCTGTAGGTATAAATGCACTATGA
- a CDS encoding phosphate ABC transporter substrate-binding protein yields the protein MKRKTCFKNASLLTVLAILLSLALSACGSSDGESISLSGSSALLPLADNAAKEYMAKNSGSKISVQAGGSGQGLTQVYQGAVNIGNSDVYAEEKLKPEEAKELNDHTVCVVGIAAVVNPNVKVDNVTSQQLIDIFTGKITNWKEVGGDDMKIVLINRPSNSGTRATFKKYALNNAEEAEGTALKEDQSGTVKQTVSQTEGSISYLAFSYLDDKTKALKLNGVEPTGENVANGSYPVWAYEHMYTKGEPTGLTKSFIDYVLSDEVQTNIVPKLKFIPIKDMKVKR from the coding sequence ATGAAAAGAAAAACTTGTTTTAAAAATGCATCATTACTTACAGTACTGGCAATTCTTTTATCACTTGCTCTATCAGCCTGCGGTTCATCTGACGGGGAATCAATAAGTCTCTCCGGCTCATCTGCACTTCTACCTCTTGCAGACAATGCAGCAAAAGAATACATGGCAAAGAACTCTGGCAGCAAAATATCTGTTCAGGCAGGCGGAAGCGGTCAAGGCCTCACTCAGGTTTATCAAGGTGCAGTAAATATCGGTAACTCAGATGTATACGCAGAAGAAAAATTAAAGCCTGAGGAAGCAAAAGAGTTAAATGACCATACAGTATGCGTAGTTGGTATTGCTGCGGTAGTAAATCCAAATGTCAAGGTTGATAATGTTACTTCTCAGCAATTGATAGATATTTTTACAGGAAAAATAACCAACTGGAAGGAAGTTGGCGGAGATGATATGAAGATAGTACTTATCAATAGGCCAAGCAACTCAGGTACACGAGCAACCTTTAAGAAATATGCCTTAAACAATGCAGAAGAGGCAGAGGGTACTGCGTTAAAAGAAGACCAATCAGGGACAGTTAAGCAGACAGTATCACAAACCGAAGGGTCAATCTCCTATCTCGCATTCTCTTATCTTGACGATAAGACTAAGGCTCTAAAACTTAACGGTGTTGAGCCTACCGGAGAAAATGTTGCAAATGGTTCTTACCCTGTATGGGCATATGAGCACATGTACACAAAGGGAGAACCTACCGGCCTCACAAAATCATTCATTGATTATGTATTGAGTGATGAGGTGCAGACCAACATAGTTCCAAAGCTCAAGTTTATACCGATAAAAGATATGAAGGTAAAAAGATAA
- the phoU gene encoding phosphate signaling complex protein PhoU: MVTTRHFFDRELEDLHHDLIKMASLVEESIDNTMIALKKQDIAMARTVFKNDDIIDDMERSIERKCMNLIARQQPIAKDLRVISTALKIITDMERIADHSSDIAEITIRMANEKYIKPLIDIPKMADLAKQMVKKSIDSYIKLDLPLAQEVCESDDEVDELFFKIILELINIMKNDSQAIEQAINFMFIAKYLERMADHATNIGEWVAFIITGEHEHLSRHVNKDDSVNNPFIDFNAGADPDKIENNDNKNSNIDMDHKN; encoded by the coding sequence ATGGTTACTACTAGACATTTTTTTGATAGGGAATTGGAAGACTTACACCATGATCTGATAAAAATGGCAAGCCTTGTAGAAGAATCAATAGATAATACAATGATTGCTCTTAAAAAACAGGACATTGCCATGGCAAGAACTGTATTTAAAAATGATGACATTATTGACGATATGGAAAGAAGCATTGAGCGTAAATGCATGAACCTTATCGCAAGACAACAGCCTATAGCTAAAGACTTGAGAGTTATCAGCACCGCATTAAAAATCATAACGGATATGGAAAGGATAGCTGATCATTCGTCAGATATTGCAGAAATTACAATCAGGATGGCTAACGAAAAATATATAAAGCCTTTGATTGATATACCTAAAATGGCTGATTTGGCAAAACAAATGGTAAAAAAATCAATTGATTCTTATATTAAGCTTGATTTACCCCTTGCACAAGAAGTTTGCGAAAGTGATGATGAAGTAGACGAACTATTCTTTAAAATAATATTGGAACTTATAAACATTATGAAAAATGATTCTCAGGCCATTGAGCAGGCAATCAATTTTATGTTTATAGCCAAGTACCTTGAAAGAATGGCAGATCATGCTACCAATATAGGAGAGTGGGTTGCTTTCATAATAACCGGTGAACATGAACACCTGTCACGACATGTAAACAAAGACGACAGTGTAAATAACCCATTCATAGATTTTAATGCAGGAGCTGATCCAGATAAAATAGAAAATAACGATAACAAAAACAGTAATATCGACATGGATCATAAGAATTAA
- the pnpS gene encoding two-component system histidine kinase PnpS: MKQKIFLYYLVLTVIGVFITGLLTSEISQKYYKNELEEKLKNTAHLIQFQLSENRKLGLPIDYNKSARQYADVLYPGDKAIPLKDKDNYFRVTFIDKYGNVIGESEKDYLSMDNHSNRKEVQEALKGNIGKDVRYSTDMKMDLLYIAVPMPSEEIITRVSVPLIQLERIDEIILIYTGIGILAGILLTTVLAFRFSNMITKPVNELIDVTKEISEGNFSRRANIKCDDEIEDLANTFNIMAEKLETTLAEMNDKNIKVDSIINSMINGVVAVDNQFKIILINSVSCEMFGIKNGPGIIGMNIIELVRNSQINNLLKESMDKNIPLLTEVVMGPPDDKTLRIYTSPIKSNNVKQLNAGGIATIHNITNIKKLEQIRTEFVSNVTHELKTPLTSIRGFIETLKAGAIDDKNVAVKFLDIIDIESERLSSLINDILQLSEIENKNNDSDITSHNVNDTLKEIYDILEGVAAKKGVTLSFEAMDNISINANKNRIKQMLINLIDNAIKYNIENGTVNVKVIKAEGKVTFIIRDSGIGIDEEHIPRIFERFYRVDKGRSRNMGGTGLGLSIVKHIVNLYNGNIKVASKPGSGTEFTIQIPS; the protein is encoded by the coding sequence ATGAAGCAAAAAATATTTCTGTATTATCTAGTTTTAACAGTTATCGGCGTATTTATAACGGGACTTTTAACATCTGAAATCTCACAGAAATATTATAAAAACGAGTTGGAAGAAAAACTAAAAAACACAGCACATCTTATACAATTTCAGCTGTCGGAAAACAGGAAGCTGGGTCTTCCTATTGATTACAACAAGAGTGCCAGGCAGTATGCAGACGTTTTATATCCTGGAGATAAAGCCATCCCCTTAAAAGATAAAGACAACTATTTCAGAGTGACTTTCATAGATAAATACGGAAATGTAATAGGAGAATCTGAAAAAGATTATCTGAGTATGGATAATCACAGCAACAGAAAAGAAGTACAGGAAGCATTAAAAGGAAATATAGGAAAAGATGTCAGGTATAGTACAGATATGAAAATGGACCTCCTTTATATTGCCGTCCCAATGCCATCTGAGGAGATAATAACAAGGGTTTCAGTGCCGCTGATTCAGCTAGAGAGAATCGATGAGATAATACTGATATACACAGGAATAGGAATATTAGCCGGAATTCTTTTAACCACCGTATTAGCCTTTCGTTTTTCCAATATGATTACCAAGCCGGTAAACGAACTAATAGATGTTACAAAAGAAATATCGGAAGGAAACTTTTCAAGAAGAGCCAATATAAAATGTGACGACGAAATAGAAGATCTGGCAAACACATTTAACATCATGGCTGAAAAGCTTGAAACCACTTTGGCTGAAATGAACGATAAAAACATAAAGGTTGACTCCATTATAAACAGTATGATTAACGGCGTGGTAGCAGTAGATAACCAATTTAAGATTATACTAATAAATTCAGTATCCTGTGAAATGTTCGGAATTAAAAACGGCCCTGGAATAATTGGAATGAATATAATCGAGCTTGTCAGGAACAGCCAGATAAATAATCTCTTAAAAGAAAGTATGGATAAGAATATCCCCCTTTTGACTGAAGTAGTTATGGGACCTCCTGATGATAAGACTTTAAGGATTTATACAAGTCCCATAAAGTCTAACAACGTAAAGCAGCTTAATGCCGGTGGTATTGCAACAATTCATAATATAACCAATATAAAAAAGCTGGAGCAAATAAGAACTGAGTTTGTATCCAATGTTACCCACGAGCTTAAGACTCCCCTAACCTCAATAAGAGGATTTATTGAGACCTTAAAAGCTGGAGCTATTGATGATAAAAACGTTGCAGTAAAATTTCTGGATATAATAGATATTGAATCTGAGAGGCTTTCAAGCCTCATAAATGATATTTTACAACTATCTGAAATTGAGAATAAGAATAATGATTCAGACATCACCTCCCATAATGTAAATGATACACTAAAAGAAATCTATGACATATTGGAAGGAGTTGCAGCCAAAAAAGGTGTAACGCTCAGTTTTGAAGCTATGGACAATATCTCTATAAATGCTAATAAAAACAGAATAAAACAGATGCTTATTAATCTTATTGATAATGCAATTAAATATAATATAGAGAACGGCACAGTAAATGTAAAGGTCATAAAGGCAGAAGGTAAAGTAACTTTTATAATTAGGGACTCGGGAATTGGAATTGATGAAGAACATATCCCACGTATTTTTGAGCGTTTTTACAGGGTTGACAAAGGCAGATCAAGGAACATGGGCGGTACAGGACTCGGGTTATCAATAGTAAAACATATTGTTAACCTGTATAACGGAAATATCAAGGTTGCCAGCAAGCCTGGATCGGGTACGGAATTTACTATACAAATACCTTCTTAA
- the pstC gene encoding phosphate ABC transporter permease subunit PstC, with product MSKPNKRKITSHYIKTELLGKSLVTFFGIFLIILTISLVFFIASQGLSTFILDKQSPLKFLFSSKWDPLRDLSKGGPAIGALVFIFGSISVSSLALLISTPFSVAISVFMSEISPKFGKKILQPVIEIFVGIPSVVYGWIGLTLLVPFISKLTLTIPFIDKDINTTGKSLLTGGLVLSIMIFPTIASISYDALKALPKDFKEASFALGATRWQTIRKVLIPAALPGMLTGVVLGLARAFGEALAVQMVIGNNILFPKSIFDRANTMTSVITMEMGNAVSGTLEANALWSLAFLLLLISFLFIVIIHKIGAKGSFIK from the coding sequence ATGTCAAAACCCAATAAACGCAAAATTACTTCCCATTATATTAAAACCGAATTGTTGGGAAAGTCGCTAGTTACTTTTTTCGGAATATTTTTGATAATTTTGACGATAAGCCTGGTTTTCTTTATCGCTTCCCAGGGCTTGTCTACTTTTATTTTAGATAAACAATCACCTCTCAAGTTCCTTTTTTCCTCTAAGTGGGATCCTTTGAGAGACTTATCAAAAGGTGGACCTGCAATCGGAGCCCTTGTTTTTATTTTTGGCTCCATTTCAGTCTCTTCCCTTGCATTACTTATAAGCACACCTTTTAGTGTAGCAATATCAGTTTTTATGTCGGAGATTTCTCCCAAATTCGGTAAAAAGATACTCCAGCCCGTAATAGAGATATTTGTGGGCATCCCTTCTGTGGTTTATGGTTGGATAGGTCTTACCTTACTGGTGCCGTTTATAAGCAAACTGACACTCACAATCCCTTTTATAGACAAGGATATAAATACAACAGGTAAAAGCCTTCTTACAGGGGGACTGGTTTTATCAATAATGATTTTCCCCACAATTGCCAGTATTTCTTATGATGCTCTTAAGGCACTTCCCAAAGATTTTAAGGAAGCTTCTTTTGCACTGGGTGCAACCCGCTGGCAAACCATACGAAAAGTTTTGATTCCCGCCGCTTTGCCCGGCATGCTGACAGGTGTTGTATTGGGACTTGCAAGAGCTTTTGGAGAAGCCCTTGCTGTACAGATGGTAATAGGTAATAATATACTCTTCCCAAAATCCATTTTTGACAGGGCAAATACGATGACCAGTGTTATAACTATGGAAATGGGAAATGCAGTATCAGGAACTCTGGAAGCAAATGCATTATGGTCCTTAGCTTTTCTCCTGTTACTTATTTCATTTCTCTTTATCGTAATTATTCATAAAATAGGAGCAAAGGGGAGTTTTATAAAATGA
- the pstB gene encoding phosphate ABC transporter ATP-binding protein PstB, whose amino-acid sequence MQNNSAVKVDDQINEEYGVNVYNLNVWYKNIQALKDINIDIKKNSITAFIGPSGCGKTTLLRCLNRMNDNIKGFRLEGRVLINDRDIYKINKLSELIELRKKVGMVFQQPNLFPMSIFRNMKLPIRENLTGLSGKEINDLIEKKLKDVHIYDEIKDRLDKSALRLSGGQQQRLCIARTITIGPEVILFDEPCSALDPISTMKIEDLLTDLKERYTIVIVTHNLEQARRIADYAAFFYQGQIVEQGTNEDIFINPKEDRTIRYLSGKF is encoded by the coding sequence ATGCAGAACAATTCAGCAGTGAAAGTTGATGATCAAATTAATGAGGAATATGGAGTAAATGTTTACAACCTTAATGTGTGGTACAAGAACATCCAGGCGTTAAAGGATATAAATATTGATATAAAAAAGAATAGTATAACTGCGTTTATAGGACCTTCAGGATGTGGCAAGACAACACTGTTAAGATGCTTGAATAGGATGAATGACAATATTAAGGGCTTCAGGCTTGAAGGCAGGGTTTTAATTAACGATAGGGATATCTATAAAATTAACAAGCTAAGTGAGTTGATTGAATTAAGAAAAAAAGTGGGAATGGTATTTCAGCAGCCCAATCTGTTCCCAATGTCAATCTTCAGAAATATGAAGCTTCCAATTAGAGAAAATCTAACAGGCTTATCGGGCAAAGAGATTAATGATTTAATAGAAAAAAAGCTGAAGGATGTACATATTTATGATGAGATAAAGGACAGATTGGATAAATCTGCATTAAGGTTATCCGGGGGGCAGCAGCAGAGATTATGTATAGCAAGAACAATTACCATTGGTCCTGAAGTAATACTGTTTGATGAGCCATGTTCTGCATTGGATCCCATATCTACTATGAAAATTGAAGACCTTCTTACAGATTTAAAAGAGAGATATACTATTGTAATTGTAACTCATAATTTAGAGCAAGCAAGGAGAATCGCAGATTATGCAGCTTTTTTCTACCAGGGGCAGATTGTAGAACAAGGAACAAACGAGGACATTTTTATAAATCCCAAAGAAGATCGGACAATCAGATATTTGAGCGGTAAGTTCTAA
- a CDS encoding amidase domain-containing protein, with amino-acid sequence MYRDLITLPYNRDRAAEYAHKWAYGRNPRYLNFENLGGDCTNFASQCIYSGSRVMNYNSVYGWYYTSSYDRTASWTGVNYLYNFLVKRDGGVGPFAEEADMKDARSGDIVQLSFTGGENFNHSPVIVKINNPVSYGNILVAAHTDDQDYYPLTGYEWVKIRFLHILGVRQYR; translated from the coding sequence ATGTATAGGGATTTGATCACTTTACCCTACAATAGAGACAGGGCAGCGGAATATGCACATAAGTGGGCATATGGAAGGAACCCACGCTACTTGAATTTTGAAAACCTCGGGGGAGACTGCACAAATTTTGCCTCTCAATGTATATACAGCGGAAGCAGGGTTATGAATTATAATTCTGTGTACGGTTGGTATTATACCAGTTCGTATGACAGGACTGCATCATGGACAGGGGTAAATTATCTTTACAATTTTCTTGTTAAGCGGGATGGAGGAGTAGGGCCCTTTGCAGAGGAGGCGGACATGAAAGACGCCAGGTCAGGGGACATTGTTCAACTTTCATTTACAGGCGGCGAAAATTTTAATCATTCACCGGTAATAGTGAAAATAAATAATCCTGTATCATACGGTAATATACTGGTGGCAGCACATACCGATGATCAGGATTATTATCCTTTGACAGGATATGAATGGGTAAAAATCAGGTTTTTACATATTTTAGGAGTTAGGCAGTACAGATAA
- the pstB gene encoding phosphate ABC transporter ATP-binding protein PstB, with the protein MKKNLKLYTKNLDLFYGTNQALKNINVEIEENKVTALIGPSGCGKSTFLKTLNRMNDLIHNVKITGEVYLENLNVYEEFDIVDLRKRVGMVFQKPNPFPMSIYDNIAYGPKIHGIKSKSKLDDIVEKSLKNAALWEEVKDRLKQSALGLSGGQQQRLCIARVLAVEPEVVLMDEPTSALDPISTLKIEDLIDELKEKYTIVIVTHNMQQAGRISDNTAFFLTGEIVEYDETEKIFNMPSDKRTEDYITGRFG; encoded by the coding sequence TTGAAAAAGAATCTTAAACTATATACGAAAAATCTTGATCTGTTCTACGGAACCAATCAAGCTTTAAAAAACATAAACGTAGAAATTGAAGAGAATAAGGTTACTGCATTAATAGGGCCTTCCGGGTGTGGAAAGTCAACTTTTTTAAAAACACTAAACAGGATGAACGACCTTATACACAATGTCAAAATTACCGGGGAAGTATACCTTGAGAATTTGAATGTTTATGAAGAATTTGATATAGTAGACTTGAGAAAAAGGGTCGGAATGGTCTTTCAGAAGCCCAATCCATTCCCCATGTCAATATATGACAATATTGCTTATGGCCCTAAAATTCATGGTATAAAGTCCAAGTCAAAGCTAGATGATATTGTAGAAAAAAGCTTAAAAAATGCTGCCCTGTGGGAGGAAGTCAAGGATCGTTTGAAACAGAGTGCTCTAGGCCTTTCAGGAGGCCAGCAGCAGCGTCTTTGTATTGCCAGAGTCCTTGCAGTAGAGCCTGAAGTGGTTCTTATGGATGAGCCAACTTCAGCCCTTGATCCCATCTCCACATTAAAAATTGAGGATCTTATTGATGAATTAAAGGAAAAATACACAATAGTTATTGTTACACACAATATGCAGCAGGCAGGAAGAATTTCCGATAATACCGCTTTCTTTCTAACTGGAGAAATAGTTGAATATGATGAAACCGAAAAGATATTCAATATGCCTTCTGATAAAAGGACAGAGGATTATATTACAGGCAGATTCGGATAA
- a CDS encoding zinc dependent phospholipase C family protein — protein MLCDTHELIADRLYKLTNSALYVPLDYKSLLLGSIAPDKKPSMIIIPHTKTHSSYLLNKNLEFLTSKDPYYGNATKHLLSYKLGIVIHLISDYFCSAHNHIKYLNPIPHLIYENRLKYFFKKNIDTMKISIKDSLIEINNNLYEYIDNKHMEYLNTEHSMLNDFNFTIATVSSVFIYIVYNLIHTSCGFDLAQVNAAAC, from the coding sequence ATGCTTTGTGATACTCATGAACTTATAGCAGACAGACTTTACAAATTGACAAATTCAGCTCTTTACGTCCCGCTAGATTATAAAAGCCTTCTCTTAGGAAGCATTGCACCGGATAAAAAGCCGTCTATGATTATAATCCCTCATACCAAAACCCATTCCAGTTATCTCCTTAATAAAAACCTTGAGTTTCTTACAAGCAAAGATCCTTATTACGGCAATGCCACAAAACACCTGTTATCCTATAAGCTCGGTATAGTAATCCACCTTATATCCGATTATTTTTGCAGTGCACACAACCATATCAAATATTTAAATCCAATACCCCATCTTATTTATGAAAATCGCCTTAAGTATTTTTTCAAAAAAAATATAGATACTATGAAAATCAGTATTAAAGACAGTCTTATTGAAATTAACAATAACTTATATGAATATATAGATAACAAACATATGGAATACTTAAATACTGAGCATAGTATGTTAAATGATTTTAACTTCACAATTGCTACGGTATCATCAGTTTTTATCTATATTGTATATAACTTGATACACACAAGCTGCGGCTTTGATTTAGCACAAGTCAATGCCGCAGCTTGTTAG
- the pstA gene encoding phosphate ABC transporter permease PstA has protein sequence MKPRVTDKIATAVFYIIAALLILLLVLFAAYLIYQGRSRLNLHFLTSAPNSLEAGGGIGPPLFNSIYIVVLSLAITLPIGLSAGIYMAEYAKPTRLTKMIRFCIEALASLPSIVIGLFGFLIFVQKTGWGFNLLSGALAVSILNLPVITRISEDSIRNVPHSVKEASLALGATHWQTIVRVLIPCAIPGLVTGLIITSGRVFGEAAALIFTSGVSGYPLDFTNFNPMDSSSPLNPMRPAETLAVFIWKVNSEGTAPDARLVADGASAVLIISVFVFNIASRILGKYLNNKFAGNS, from the coding sequence ATCAAGCCAAGAGTTACAGATAAAATAGCTACAGCTGTTTTTTATATAATCGCGGCACTGCTTATACTGCTTCTTGTTCTATTTGCAGCATACCTGATATATCAGGGCAGAAGCAGGCTCAATCTTCACTTTCTTACATCAGCTCCCAATTCACTTGAGGCCGGAGGCGGCATTGGTCCACCACTTTTCAACTCAATTTATATTGTTGTTCTATCCTTGGCAATAACCTTGCCAATAGGGCTATCTGCAGGAATATATATGGCTGAGTATGCAAAACCAACAAGACTGACTAAAATGATCCGATTTTGTATCGAAGCCTTGGCATCTCTGCCCTCAATTGTTATTGGCCTATTTGGTTTTCTTATCTTTGTACAAAAAACAGGTTGGGGATTTAACCTTCTTTCGGGTGCACTTGCTGTTTCTATTTTGAACTTGCCTGTAATCACTAGAATAAGCGAAGACTCCATAAGAAATGTTCCCCATTCCGTAAAAGAAGCAAGTCTTGCATTGGGTGCCACCCACTGGCAGACAATTGTTAGGGTTTTGATACCATGTGCCATACCAGGTTTGGTAACTGGTCTAATAATAACTTCAGGAAGGGTATTCGGTGAAGCTGCTGCACTGATATTCACATCAGGAGTAAGCGGTTATCCCCTGGATTTTACAAACTTCAATCCCATGGATTCTTCCTCCCCCCTAAATCCAATGAGACCTGCCGAAACGCTGGCAGTGTTTATCTGGAAGGTAAATTCGGAGGGAACAGCACCCGATGCAAGGTTAGTGGCTGATGGTGCATCAGCTGTGCTCATTATTTCTGTATTTGTATTCAATATAGCATCAAGAATTTTAGGCAAGTACCTCAACAATAAATTTGCCGGAAATTCATAA